The Musa acuminata AAA Group cultivar baxijiao chromosome BXJ1-3, Cavendish_Baxijiao_AAA, whole genome shotgun sequence genome window below encodes:
- the LOC135632852 gene encoding probable polygalacturonase — translation MELQGRSSISLPLILATWLLVAAAFIGPAECIRRKRQLPGGSEDGKGGGVEQFKYSAAACRAHTASLSDFGGVGDGATSNTAAFQAAVSHLSQFASDGGGMLFVPAGRWLTGPFNLTSSFTLFLHRDAVILATQDIKEWPIIDPLPSYGRGRDGPGGRYSSLIGGSNLTDVIITGDNGTIDGQGASWWSQFHSNKLKYTRGYLIELMHSDQIFISNLTLLNSPAWNIHPVYSSNIVVSGITILAPVHSPNTDGINPDSCYNVRIEDCYIVSGDDCVAIKSGWDEYGISYGMPSQHIVIRRLTCVSPTSAVIALGSEMSGGIRDVRAEDITALNSESGIRIKTAVGRGAYVKDVFVRRMNLNTMKWVFWMTGSYKSHPDDKYDPNAIPVVDGISYSEVVAYNVTMAARLEGIPSAPFTGICVSNVTVQLAKSMKTPWYCADVAGVSSGVTPAACASLADQGAVAAPCPFPTDASPMDGFQLQQCTYIKSYDA, via the exons ATGGAGTTGCAAGGGCGCAGCAGCATCTCACTCCCACTG ATTCTAGCGACGTGGCTGCTGGTGGCGGCGGCGTTCATCGGACCGGCGGAATGCATCAGAAGAAAGCGCCAGTTACCCGGTGGCAGCGAGGACGGCAAAGGCGGAGGGGTGGAGCAGTTCAAGTACTCGGCCGCCGCTTGCCGGGCCCACACGGCGTCCCTGTCGGACTTCGGCGGAGTCGGCGACGGCGCCACCTCCAACACGGCGGCGTTCCAGGCTGCGGTTTCGCACCTCAGCCAGTTCGCCTCCGACGGCGGCGGGATGCTCTTCGTCCCCGCCGGTCGGTGGCTCACCGGGCCCTTCAACCTCACcagctccttcaccctcttcctccACCGCGATGCCGTCATCCTCGCCACCCAG GATATAAAAGAATGGCCGATCATTGATCCCTTGCCCTCCTACGGGAGAGGAAGGGATGGGCCTGGTGGAAGATACAGCAGTCTTATCGGTGGATCAAACCTCACCGATGTGATCATCACAG GGGACAATGGAACGATCGATGGGCAGGGCGCCTCGTGGTGGTCGCAGTTCCACAGCAACAAGCTCAAGTACACTCGAGGATACCTCATCGAGCTGATGCACTCCGACCAGATCTTCATCTCCAACCTCACCTTGCTCAATTCCCCTGCATGGAACATCCATCCGGTCTACAGCAG TAACATCGTCGTTTCCGGGATCACCATTCTTGCACCGGTTCATTCCCCCAACACCGACGGAATCAACCCAG ACTCCTGCTACAACGTCCGGATCGAGGACTGCTACATAGTGTCCGGCGACGACTGCGTGGCGATCAAGAGCGGGTGGGACGAGTACGGCATCTCCTACGGGATGCCGAGCCAGCACATCGTCATCAGAAGGCTCACCTGCGTGTCGCCGACCAGCGCCGTGATCGCCCTAGGGAGCGAGATGTCCGGCGGGATCCGAGACGTGAGGGCGGAGGACATCACCGCGCTGAACTCGGAGTCGGGCATCCGGATCAAGACGGCGGTGGGCAGAGGCGCCTACGTGAAGGACGTCTTCGTGCGGAGGATGAATCTGAACACCATGAAGTGGGTCTTCTGGATGACGGGGAGCTACAAGTCGCACCCCGACGACAAGTACGACCCCAACGCCATCCCGGTGGTGGACGGGATCAGCTACAGCGAGGTGGTGGCTTACAACGTCACCATGGCGGCGAGGCTGGAGGGCATCCCCAGCGCACCCTTCACCGGCATCTGCGTCTCCAACGTCACGGTTCAGCTGGCGAAGTCGATGAAGACGCCATGGTACTGCGCTGATGTCGCAGGGGTTTCGAGCGGTGTGACTCCGGCAGCTTGTGCTTCGCTCGCAGATCAGGGGGCGGTCGCTGCGCCATGCCCGTTCCCTACTGATGCTTCGCCCATGGATGGCTTCCAACTCCAACAGTGCACTTATATAAAGTCCTACGATGCTTGA
- the LOC103978658 gene encoding flavone O-methyltransferase 1, producing the protein MGSVKNAVQLTPEEDEEACMYAMQLASGSILPMTLKAAIELDLLEILTKAGPGARLSPGDVAARLPTKNPHAAVMVDRMLRLLAAYNIVSCTVEADAEGRPSRTYGAAPVCKYLTKNEDGVSMAALALMNQDKVLMESWYYLKDAVLDGGIPFNRAYGMTAFEYHGTDPRFNAVFNDGMKNHSIIITKKLLDIYRGFDDVNRLVDVGGGIGATLFMITSKHPHIHAINFDLPHVISEAPPFPGVEHVGGDMFASVPSGDAILMKWILHDWSDEHCTKILKSCWEALPEKGKVIVVECVLPVVPEPTPRAQGVFHVDLIMLAHNPGGKERTEEEFHGLAKQAGFSGFKATYIFANAWVIEFTK; encoded by the exons ATGGGTTCCGTCAAGAACGCGGTGCAGCTGACgccggaggaggatgaggaggcgtGCATGTACGCCATGCAGCTCGCGAGCGGCTCCATCCTACCCATGACGCTGAAGGCGGCCATCGAGCTCGACCTCCTCGAGATCCTCACCAAGGCCGGCCCGGGCGCCAGGCTGAGCCCCGGGGACGTGGCGGCGCGGCTGCCCACCAAGAACCCGCATGCGGCCGTCATGGTGGACCGCATGCTCCGCCTTCTGGCCGCCTACAACATCGTCAGCTGCACCGTCGAGGCCGACGCCGAGGGGAGGCCGTCGAGGACGTACGGGGCGGCCCCGGTGTGCAAGTACCTGACCAAGAACGAGGACGGTGTGTCCATGGCCGCTTTAGCTTTGATGAACCAGGACAAGGTCCTCATGGAGAGCTG GTACTACTTGAAGGATGCGGTGTTGGACGGTGGCATCCCCTTCAACAGGGCGTACGGCATGACGGCGTTCGAGTACCACGGCACCGACCCCCGCTTCAACGCAGTGTTCAACGACGGCATGAAGAACCACTCCATCATCATCACCAAGAAGCTCCTCGACATCTACCGCGGCTTCGACGACGTCAACCGGCTCGTCGACGTCGGCGGCGGCATCGGCGCCACCCTCTTCATGATCACCTCCAAACACCCTCACATCCACGCCATCAACTTCGACCTCCCCCACGTCATCTCCGAGGCGCCGCCCTTCCCAG GAGTCGAACACGTCGGCGGAGACATGTTCGCGAGTGTTCCCTCCGGAGATGCAATCTTGATGAAG TGGATTCTCCACGACTGGAGCGACGAGCACTGCACGAAGATACTGAAGAGCTGTTGGGAAGCATTGCCGGAGAAGGGGAAGGTGATAGTGGTGGAGTGCGTTCTACCGGTGGTTCCGGAGCCGACTCCCCGAGCTCAGGGCGTCTTCCACGTCGACCTCATCATGCTGGCTCACAACCCGGGTGGGAAAGAGAGGACGGAGGAGGAGTTCCATGGCTTGGCCAAGCAGGCCGGCTTCTCCGGGTTCAAAGCCACCTACATCTTCGCCAACGCTTGGGTGATAGAGTTCACCAAGTAG